A genomic window from Nasonia vitripennis strain AsymCx chromosome 4 unlocalized genomic scaffold, Nvit_psr_1.1 chr4_random0009, whole genome shotgun sequence includes:
- the LOC100499182 gene encoding uncharacterized protein LOC100499182 isoform X2, whose amino-acid sequence MKMDHNKIDILDVTDMGNSKVLIKFKGQKEDAMNSFMTHGPCVIAFTPTATPNMYIANIEYAKEENKIRVIKTYTKSKSQSIMEKMGYIEGKGLGKDLQGRTDPVKAVPNEYRQGLGATNLNYYSVHNDTNFVIEQEQGPPTIIEEPGEVMRVSKISEKSISISIRGNPDDIKANLKQFGPCEIEKVYTDQQGHTKLVVRYQIPLHNKKAVEYATAIIKKKP is encoded by the coding sequence GAAAATGGACCATAACAAAATAGACATCTTGGACGTTACGGACATGGGAAATTCCAAAGTCCTCATAAAATTCAAAGGACAAAAAGAAGACGCCATGAACAGCTTCATGACACATGGACCATGCGTAATCGCTTTCACACCAACAGCCACACCAAACATGTATATAGCAAACATCGAGTACGCAAAAGAAGAGAATAAGATCAGGGTGATTAAAACATACACAAAGTCAAAATCACAAAGCATAATGGAGAAAATGGGCTACATAGAAGGCAAGGGCTTAGGCAAAGATCTACAAGGTAGAACGGACCCAGTCAAAGCCGTACCAAATGAATACAGACAGGGCTTAGGTGCTACCAACCTAAATTATTACTCGGTCCACAATGACACAAATTTTGTCATTGAACAAGAACAAGGACCACCAACCATCATAGAAGAACCAGGAGAGGTAATGAGGGTCAGCAAAATCAGTGAAAAATCCATATCAATAAGCATAAGGGGAAACCCAGACGACAtaaaagcaaacttaaaacaATTTGGACCATGTGAAATAGAGAAAGTTTATACGGACCAACAAGGCCACACCAAACTAGTAGTGAGATACCAGATCCCTCTGCATAACAAGAAAGCAGTGGAGTATGCAacagcaataataaaaaaaaaaccatag